Genomic segment of Candidatus Bathyarchaeota archaeon:
GCCACACACTTACCTTCAGACCCCCCTCTACTAGAGGTTCTCACAAAATTTATTTTTCAAAAAGGCAAATTGAAGGAAATATTATCATTATAGGCCATTCGAACTTTTACCTCAAGAATACGCCGAAAATCTGTAAAGCAGTATACGCAATAATTAGGGGTTTAATCTCTTAGGAGGCGTAAGTCACATGAACACAAGTCAAATCAAAAGGAAAATTCTCGAAATACTGTGGATAGCTGGAAAACCGATGAGAGTCCAAGACATCGCAGAAAAAACAGGACTAAACATCTCTTCATCCATGATGCACCTGCTCTGGCTTGGAAAAGCCGGATACGTCTCCACTCCTGAAAAACGCTACTACGCCATAACAAAAACAGGTAAAGAAGCGATAGGCTTACCAAAACTCACCAAAGAAAAAGCCTTACACATTTTACGCGAACTACCCAAAGAGGAAGCCTTCCATTTCTACACCGGAACCGACCAATACGTGGGCGTCTACGCAAACAGCCTCAACGACTTTTGTGATAAAATTCAAACAGTCAACATGAAATCCATTGAATTCCATGCTCCTCGCAGAGACTTGGAACTTTGGCTTGACAGCTTGGGAGACTTGGAACTAGCCAAAATAATGGGTATAGTCCGAAGGGCTAGTTTGTCTGGAGAAAATCTTCGCAAAAAAGTTTACGAGTCTGTTAAATCTCGCTGTGAAGAACTAACGGGTTTATCCAGTGAA
This window contains:
- a CDS encoding ArsR family transcriptional regulator is translated as MNTSQIKRKILEILWIAGKPMRVQDIAEKTGLNISSSMMHLLWLGKAGYVSTPEKRYYAITKTGKEAIGLPKLTKEKALHILRELPKEEAFHFYTGTDQYVGVYANSLNDFCDKIQTVNMKSIEFHAPRRDLELWLDSLGDLELAKIMGIVRRASLSGENLRKKVYESVKSRCEELTGLSSEAH